The DNA window CAACACTCCAGGGacagaaaggaataaaggagatAGAGTCATTAACCACACTAAGGGTCCTTAAGACCAGCTGTGACGTCATTTATCTCCACCTTCCAAGGAGGCTGACCCATGGCCTAGCATGGACAAGTGACAAATACTATTATTTACGTCTGTGAGGATCATGGCAAATGTCACGGAGAAAGATTTGAGCTAAACATTACATTAACTTGAGCTAATGTCCCCCTCCTTGCAAGGGCAGCCAACATGAGGTGATACGCAGTTAGGACGGTCAGGTCCATGGTTGGATGGAGCAGTAGGCACAAATTAGATGATAGAGCGTCAAGGGAAGCTCTTCCGGATGGATGACAAGACTCAAGCTAGCGGTAGCTCCCAACTCTGGAATGAACTTGTGTTCTTGGCTACACTGTGACCACCTACCAGACTCTGAAGGGTGGTCAGAATCAGTGTGCAGGACGCTCCCTGCAGTCCAGCTCTGAGGGAGGGATTGGAAAGAAACTCCACTCCGACTTTCTCCCGGGGTGCCCCTGTGGCGTCTACCCTTTCACAAAAGAAGcaatcctagggatccctgggtggcgcagcggtttggcgcctgcctttggcccagggcgcgatcctggagacccgggatcgaatcccacgtcgggctcccggtgcatggagcctgcttctccctctgcctatgtctctgcctctctctctctgtgtgtgactattataaaaaaaataaaaaaataaaaaaaagaagcaatcctAAACTAAATTACACAAAGTAGTCATTGGATTCaaatttcctctccttcctcatctccctgatttttttttcctttatggcaATCACATGATTGCCAGGAGAGGAAGATACTCCCACTGCCCCCAAACTGCACAATGGTGGTGGAGGCCCATGGAATCTCCCTTAAATAAGGTCCTACGTCATGGGGGATAATTTAGCAGGATTAGAGGCCAAGTGTTCCTTTTACTCACTTTGttccctcctctgcctcaccTCTGTCCCTAAGGGAGCTGCATGGGTTCTCCAAATTTCAGTGATAGAACAACTGACCATGGGCTCTTGCTCCCACGTCTTCTCTCATCTTGTACCATTTGTCAATAAAAGAAGAGTTCATGGCTGCTTATTATATGTATTCCACCCTTATGAACATTCTACTACTAAAAATATGCAATGATTTTTATGGGACATTTGGAAATCTGAACACCGATTCTATAATAATATTAAGGaaatattaaatttctatttaggAGTAGGAATGATGTTGTGATGATATGAGGTTTTCTAAAGAATGTGTAGCTTTTATATCtacataagaaaatattaggatccctgggtggctcagcggttgagtgtctgccttccacccagggtgtgatcctggagttcccggatcgagtcccacatcgggctccctggatggtgcctgcttctccctctgcctgtgtctctgcctctctcggtgtgtctctcctggataaatcaataaaatcttaaaaaaaaaaaaagaaagaaaatatttacaggttGGATGACATGATGTCTGGGATTTGTTTCAAAGTAACATAGGAGGGGTTGAAACAAGATTGTCCTTGAGCTCCTTATTGTTGAAGCTGGTTGATGGGTTTACTGTGCtaggtttgttttcatttttcagtgggttgtttttttgtttgtttgtttctgcatATGTTAGAACTTTTTGatagtaaaaaattttttaaaaaaagaatcaggaaaaaaaataaaaaataaaaattaaaaaataaaaaaagaatcagggacacttgggtgactcagcggttgagcacctgcctttgacccagggcgtgatcctggagtcccgggactgagtcccaaatcgggctccctgaagggagcctgcttctccctctgactgtgtctctgcccctatctctgtgtctctcatgaataaataaatggaatctttaaaaataaagaatttaaagcatcaaatttattatttattaaaaatatttatttttattaaaaataaatatttatttattatttatttaaaaataaaaaacaaaatataattggTGTTACTTCAAATTCAcattagaaaatcattttttctaagaatatttttaaaatatgtgcaattttctattaactatagagaacaaactgagggttgaaggtgggaggaggtgagtgggggatgagTTAAATGGGGGAtgagcattaaggaaggcactcgttgggatgagcactgggtggtgtatgcaagtgatgaatcactaaattctaatcctgaaaccaatattatgttgtatgttaactaactagaatttagataaaaatccaaaaaataaacaaataaattaataaaaatctgagacaaaagaattaattaattaattatgtacAATTTTCCCAATTGGATGTTAAACAGAATAGGAAGATCTAAATCTGCACATAAAACACTGCCCATACGTATATATTTACATGCGTGCatggaaacagaagaagaaactacATAACACGTTAATTATAATTCCCCTGGCTGGCAACAATCCATATTATTATTCTCTATTCAttgttactttctatttttcaaactttctgaaaagaaaagatgtttataattttatgagGATATTTTTATGAACTAATGAAATAATGTTAGGAGAAAAATAGCTACAGAACTGTGTATGAAACCCAAGTATATAATGTGTGtgaatgctgtgtgtgtgtgtgtgtgtgtgtgtgtgtgtgtttatctaaaataaatagcATCCGATTGTGAATGGTGATTATCTCTGGATGGCAGCTTCactggtcatttttatttttgtgtgactCCATGTATTTTCTTCAGTTAATAAGTGTAACATTGTAatcagaaaaaatgcaaaattgaaaaatttatGAGTTAGATTTATTGtactattttattgtattttttttgaagattttatttatttattcatgagagacacagagagagagagaggaacagacacaggcaaaggaagaagcaggctccatgcagggagcctgacatgggactcgatcccaggtctccaggatcacgccttgggctgaaggcggcactaaactgctgagccacctgggctgcccattattgtactttttaaaaagatttatttatttatttatttatttatttatttattgtagagagagacagtgcatgtGAGCAGCGGGGGGAGGTaaggctggggagagagagagagaaggaaagaagcagattccctgctgagggtggagcctgacagGGCAGGgcgctggatctcacaaccctgaggtcatgacctgaaccaaaacaaagagttggacgctaaaccaactgagccacccaggcgcccccctgtACTTATAAGTAAAGGACTATCTCTATAGGCCAAGGTAACGTACAAGTACGGGAAACCATACGTTGTATGtagcttatattttatataagtgtGTATATACTACAACTATATGTAACGAATGTCACTACAGATaactatatattaaatttatataagaaCCACATAATATCTGTAAGttcaagagaattttaaattctcaCTGCAAGTATATGTTGAGCTTTTAGACCACGTCGAAATAGAATCCAGTGCGCAGCCACCGTTGTGTAGCAGTGCTCCCCCATAGACAGCCCCTCAATACTCATGTGCTCTTCTCTATCCAACTCCAGGTATATCTATGCCAATACCAGTTTTCGGGCTACAGGATGATTCCAAGGTCTTTAAGGAAGGGAGCTGCCTACTTGCCGACGATAACTTTGTCCTGATCGGCTCTTTCGTGTCGTTCTTCATTCCCTTAACCATCATGGTGATCACCTACTTTCTAACTATCAAGTCGCTCCAGAAAGAAGCCACCTTGTGTGTGAGTGATCCTGGCACACGGGCCAAGCTAGCGTCTTTCAGCTTCCTCCCTCAGAGCTCCCTGTCTTCGGAAAAGCTCTTCCAACGATCAATCCACAGGGAGCCAGGGTCCTACGGCAGGAGGACTATGCAGTCCATCAGCAATGAGCAGAAAGCTTGCAAGGTGCTGGGCATTGTCTTCTTCCTGTTTGTGGTGATGTGGTGCCCATTCTTCATCACGAACATAATGGCCGTCATCTGCAAAGAGTCCTGCAACGAGGATATCATTGGAGCCCTGCTCAACGTGTTTGTCTGGATCGGTTACCTCTCCTCGGCGGTCAACCCACTGGTATACACACTGTTCAACAAGACCTACAGGTCGGCCTTCTCCCGGTATATTCAGTGTCagtacaaggaaaataaaaaaccattGCAGTTAATTTTAGTGAACACTATACCGGCCTTGGCCTACAAATCTAGTCAACTCCAAATGGgacaaaaaaagaattcaaagaaagatGCCAAGAGCACAGATAATGACTACAGCATGGTTGCTCTAGGAAAACAACATTCAGAAGACGCTCCTACAGACAATATTAACACAGTGAATGAAAAGGTTAGCTGTGTGTGATAGACCAGTTGCCATAGCAACGACAGAGGGCACACTGGGCAAATTTTCACctatctggggggaaaaaaataaagaaaatagggagactggaaaaaaaaaaaagccagtctaGTAGAACCaacaataatatttatatgcCTCATTTTATTCtgtcaatggaaaaaaaaaagcagggttAAATGACACAAAACGTGCACTTCAAAAATGTCCTGACAGCATTTCGGCTGTGAGCTTTACAATACTTGTTTTTAACATTGTAAATGATAGGTCTTTAAAATAATTAGCTTTTATTGTATAATTATAATGAGGCcacaaataattctaaattacCTTCTATTTCAAGTGGAAACCTTGCTACCATGTTGTTAATTGATGGCATGAGTTGGTTGCCTACTGCTGTAAATAACAATCGCTATACGTAGTGAAAACTGGTTGACTACAATGACCTCTTAAAGAAAAATCCTCTTTGAAACTTACTATGCTATATGttttgaacaacaataaaaaaaaaaagacactaaggACAGTGTTACGAAATCGTATTGCTAAGAGCATTCAACGAAATACTTGACGACTTTTTCATCCCTGCTTTTTCATAGATGTCATTTGGAAATACCCAACAAAGTTGCTGGCATTTGCTGCACTTCGAGTTAATTCTTCTCAGAAGTGAAAAAGTTTCAAagtgttatttaattatttaatcactACTGCTGCTTTCTCTTCTACTACTTGTACTTTATGCTCAATCTCCAGCGTGGTCTTGTTTAGTGTTTGTTCTACTAAGTAAACTATCAAAAAGGATAATTTAACATCACCAAATATGTTTCTGGAAACTGCTTCTCCTCAACAGCACCATAGCGGTGTTTTGTAACTCGCTCCCTGATGACTGCACCGTGCATGCCCCCCTTTGAGCAGTAAGCAGTATTGATGTCACTGTGTCAAGATTGAGGAATAAACTCAGGTTTTTGGCTACTGACAGCGGTAGAGTCTTGGGATGTCTCTGTAAAAATGCACGTGGCTTTCCTGTGTGCACCCGTCAGGTAAATTGATGCTCTCAGATCAATCAATCTATATTCTCTACTAAAACTGTTCAATTTTGGTCTCACAATCATCCACTGGGTGTATACTATCTGTGAAGAAATGTCCTAGGTACCAAGGATCTAAAAATAATTGCAGCAAGATCCCTGCCTTTAAAGAAAATGGCCTATTTGGAGTGGTCCTTGTCAAAAATATTAATCAGCAGACATTCTGAGAATTGGTACTCAACTGTTTTCTTCTTACctggttcagaaaaaaaaggcTTGTTTGGACTCAGAGGGCGGTTTTCTCCGTAGGTTTCCCTATTGGTTGCCAAGGAATACCGACCAAAGGAGCAAGGCGGGGAATACTACAGGAGGTCAAAGTTTGCAATTAGTCTAGAAATACACACCTCAGCCTGGACCCAACCTATCCCTAccaaaattttaaggaaaatttttgttTCACTTCCCTAAACACTAATTATTACTCACTGACCCTGGACtccctaataaaaaaaaaattttttaaagcagtaataTAATGTTTCATAGAAAAGTTTGctaaagagagaaagattaaCAGCAGTTAATTCACCTTGATATCACTCTAGATTAACCTTTCTGAAACAGATGTTAGATGAGATGCGATTACAATACTGAAGCATTTCCattaaatgaaaaactttttttgaaaaaaaaaaagaaaaactttttttgctCTAAgccacttgaaaaaaattttttgctctAAACCACTTGAAAAATATTACAGCTTTGAAAACTGAAGAACATGGGCCAGGCCACTGCGTAATTTGGAAATGCATTGAGTCTCTCCAACAGTGCCCTTCTGGCCACATGGGAAGGTATGTATTTCAAAGCTCGAAATTACAGTAAGCCACTTCTATCCAGGCTGTATTTGAACTGACCCACTTTAATGATCGTACGAACAGATAAAAATGCACATGATTCCAAAGCTCTGCTCCCATGTATTTGCCATAGTTTATAACTGCCCAGCTCATTAAGTATCAGAGAAAAGATCACAGATTTTTACCCCCGGATACTCAATCTTGACCAGAATGAACATAAATACTGCCTGACAGACGTCTTTTGACTACAGATATATTACAAATGtgtgtgctttttctttccaCGGGTATCTATCGAGTGTATATAGACAAACATGTATCTGTGTATATGTACAGACACGCTCTCATGCACTTTATtcgatatttatatatttatatggagaaaaagcaagagtCGTTGAGGCAAACACTCAGTATATAGATATACACGTTTGCATGTCTGTATCCCGTCAACTACAATGTGAATTCATGTTCTAAATGTGTCTCTGACCTTCCACTGCTGTCAAAGCGGATTAAGATGTAACAGAAGCATCGGCTCTTTAAATAAACTGGAAGTTCACCTCAATTTTGTGGCAAGACTTTCACCCCATTCTGTGAGGGTGGTGAAAACAGTGGTCCTTATATATAGCTGAGTGACCCTGAATGAAATGGTACTTTGGACCCCCTTTCTCAGTCTGGGGACTTTCTGACCactgaggcttttaaaaatacaccccTCACCCCAGTGACACGCAGTGCGTGAAGGATCTGTGGATCTGTGGTCAAAGGACTCACTCCTGATCCATAGTGTTCTTAAAATACAATGAGCGACAGGACCCTACTTTACGTTGAATGGTAGATTCTTCtatatttaaagaaaggaattaaatgCCATATAGTTAGGGGGAAACACTCAATTGAGACAATACTTCATCCACTTGGCCGCAGCGCCACCTCATGGTCAAATCCAACGAAGAGCTGCTGTAGCCAAATCCAACCAAGTTCCTGCCCTGCTTTCCGCAGAGGGTGCTTCTCCCATTTGTGCACCaatgaaacatatttataaaGTGTTAAGTTATTCTGTGCCATATATCAGAAATGCAGTGATGGTTATTCTGTGTAATGGTTTTCATCGAGGTGATTCTAAAAGACttcaagaaagaatgaatgagtataAATAAAGTCTCCTCAAAAATCAATGCAGTTTGAATGAGTATAAATAAAGTCTCCTCAAAAATCAAATGGTTCCTCAAAAATCAATAGTTTTGTCCACTAAAGGGAGTCACCCAAAGCTTCCACTCCTCCGACTGGGAGCTTATGTGTCACCGAGGTGTTTTAAGAGTACGAGGCCTGTGCTTCTGAAGGTCAATGACTGAACTAGGATCTACCTGGTTGAGTCTGATTTATGCTGGTGATCCAGTTGGCGGTTACCTGCAGCAGACAGATGCTCTCCACATTTGGTCACTGTATCTGGTTCTCCAGAGCCtagaaacatggagaaaaaaaaagaaagaaacttggagAGCCAGCACTGCACccccaacacatgcacacaggtaCTG is part of the Canis lupus dingo isolate Sandy chromosome 22, ASM325472v2, whole genome shotgun sequence genome and encodes:
- the HTR2A gene encoding 5-hydroxytryptamine receptor 2A isoform X3, with protein sequence MHLCAISLDRYVAIQNPIHHSRFNSRTKAFLKIIAVWTISVGISMPIPVFGLQDDSKVFKEGSCLLADDNFVLIGSFVSFFIPLTIMVITYFLTIKSLQKEATLCVSDPGTRAKLASFSFLPQSSLSSEKLFQRSIHREPGSYGRRTMQSISNEQKACKVLGIVFFLFVVMWCPFFITNIMAVICKESCNEDIIGALLNVFVWIGYLSSAVNPLVYTLFNKTYRSAFSRYIQCQYKENKKPLQLILVNTIPALAYKSSQLQMGQKKNSKKDAKSTDNDYSMVALGKQHSEDAPTDNINTVNEKVSCV
- the HTR2A gene encoding 5-hydroxytryptamine receptor 2A isoform X1, whose product is MDVLFEDNAPLSPTTSSLMPSNGDPRLYGNDLNAGDANTSDAFNWTVDAENRTNLSCEGCLSPPCFSLLHLQEKNWSALLTAVVIILTIAGNILVIMAVSLEKKLQNATNYFLMSLAIADMLLGFLVMPVSMLTILYGYRWPLPSKLCAVWIYLDVLFSTASIMHLCAISLDRYVAIQNPIHHSRFNSRTKAFLKIIAVWTISVGISMPIPVFGLQDDSKVFKEGSCLLADDNFVLIGSFVSFFIPLTIMVITYFLTIKSLQKEATLCVSDPGTRAKLASFSFLPQSSLSSEKLFQRSIHREPGSYGRRTMQSISNEQKACKVLGIVFFLFVVMWCPFFITNIMAVICKESCNEDIIGALLNVFVWIGYLSSAVNPLVYTLFNKTYRSAFSRYIQCQYKENKKPLQLILVNTIPALAYKSSQLQMGQKKNSKKDAKSTDNDYSMVALGKQHSEDAPTDNINTVNEKVSCV
- the HTR2A gene encoding 5-hydroxytryptamine receptor 2A isoform X2, which codes for MPRSSSLQDRTGYRWPLPSKLCAVWIYLDVLFSTASIMHLCAISLDRYVAIQNPIHHSRFNSRTKAFLKIIAVWTISVGISMPIPVFGLQDDSKVFKEGSCLLADDNFVLIGSFVSFFIPLTIMVITYFLTIKSLQKEATLCVSDPGTRAKLASFSFLPQSSLSSEKLFQRSIHREPGSYGRRTMQSISNEQKACKVLGIVFFLFVVMWCPFFITNIMAVICKESCNEDIIGALLNVFVWIGYLSSAVNPLVYTLFNKTYRSAFSRYIQCQYKENKKPLQLILVNTIPALAYKSSQLQMGQKKNSKKDAKSTDNDYSMVALGKQHSEDAPTDNINTVNEKVSCV